The Candidatus Binatia bacterium genome contains the following window.
CGCAAGGAAGACCGCCCGGTCAGGCCGGCCCGTCCTCCTTGCGTGGGTGCCGGACCTCGGCGTGGACGTGTACACGGTAAGCCGCGCCAACGGCGCTCGCAAACGCCGGCCGGGACACCGCGGCCCGTTCTTACGGGCCGCTGGCCACGCGCGTGCGCGGACCGCTGGCGCCCAGCCCGACCAGGACGAACTGGGCCCGCACCTCCGTTTCCGACGGACTGGTGCGCTGGTTAACCGCGATATCCACCGACCAGCAATCGCACGTCGAAATAAAACGTACCCCCCAGTAGTTGCCGAGGAAGTTGGACGTCACCGCGTCGTAACGGCCGGCGTAGAACAGGCCGAACCAGTCCGTAACCCGCAACACGACGTTGCCGTTGACCTCGCGCAACTGGTTCCCGCTGATGAACCGATAGGTAATGCCGGCACTCGTGCGCGTCTCCAGGAATCGCTCGCCCCGCGCCGTCCACGGATCCTCGACGAACAACCCCACCCGCGTCGCCGTCAGATCGTTGTTGGACACGTCGTAGTTCGCCGCAAAGCGGAACGACAACGCGCGCGCGGGATTGACCCGACCTGCAAAATCGATGTCCGAGAAATGATCCGCCGCTCGCCCCGGCTGCAAAGGCTCGATCTCGCGCAGCACGTCGGCGCTCTGCATTAACGATAACCGCGCCAGCTCGCGGTAACGCTCGTCCGCGGGACCCAGATCGCCCCCGCCAAGAAAGCTCTCCGTCTCCGGTGCCGGAGCCGGCGACAGGCCGGGGTCGGCAAATCGCCCCACCAGGCGGGTCGTGGCCCCGTACGTGAACAGACTGCGCTGATCCACGCGGTCGACACCGTCCCAGAACGGCAGACTCTCCTGCGATACGAACGGCACATAGAGATATTCGAGCATCGGCTCGATCGAATGCTTCACCTTGTCGACCCCGAGCAGATCGAAGTCGAACACCCGCGCGATCGACGTGCCCACGCCGGCGTGGACGATCGGCAACGCGCGGTTTGCGGTGGCCGGCAGCACGGCGGGCGCACCCGCGTAACGCGGCCCGACCACGTCCGGATCGGTAACGTAATAGGCCGTCTCCCGGAACGCGGCGCGCACGGCACCGAAGGCGTACCGCCCCACCGGCAGCGGCACGGTCACCCCCGGCACGACGTCGAGGCGCATGCCGTCCGTGCCCTGTCCGCGCTGGTATAACATGCCCCCCAGATCGAGCTCGCCGAGGGCCCAGCGGCCGAAGCTCATCTGCGCATCGGCGTCGAGCTCCGGCACCCGCTGGAGCACCTGCGACTCGGGACCGAGCAGGTTCTGGTAATACACGCCCTGCCCGCGCACCGCGACACGATCCCATCCCGCCCCGAGCCCTCCCCAGGTGCGCGTGTACGGCAACGTCCGCACCGCAACCTCGCGACCGTAGGTAAAGGCATAAGTGTTGATCTCGCGCAGGAACAGATCGTCGCTGACCACCAGCGAGTCGGCGTAGAGCTGCAGCGGCCCCGCGACAGGCTGCCGGTGCTGGTTGACCACGCTCCAGCGGTTCTCGGGAATCACCGGCTCGAATGACGTACCGGTCGCCTGCCCGCGGAAGAACTCGTTGAAGTACGAGGTCTCGATGACTCCGGCCGCGTCCCGGGGCCAGAAGTAGCGGTACTCCCCGACCACTCCGATGCGCGCACTCGTCTCGACGTCGCCGGCGATCGTTAAGTCCTGACTGCGGTCGATCGCCCAGTAGAACGGCAGCAGCGTCTGAAAGCCGCGGCGGTTGGAGAACCCGAACTGCGGCACCAGAAAACCCGTCTGTCGATCCAGCTCCACGGGGAAGATCGCGCGCGGCACGTACAGCACGGGCACGTCGAGGATGTTGAAGGTTCCTCCCTTCAACCGGCCGTAACCCCCGAGGGTTACCTCGAGGTCTTCGCCGCTGATGCTCCAGCTCGGAGGCCCCTCCGCGCAGCGGCATGTGGTGAAACGGCCGTCGCGAATACGAAAACTCTGGCCGAGCCCCTTTTCGACCCGCGCGCCTTGCAGCGAATACTGGTTGAGGCGCGAGGTGATATTGGCGCCTTCGATGATGCCGGTTTCCTCCTCGAGATTGAGCGAAAGCGCATCGGCCGTCAGCAGCCCTTGCGGGTCGCTCAGCAGGACCCGGCCACTGGCATCGGCGATGTTAGTGATACGGTTGAAGCGCACCTCGTCGGCGTGCAACTCGGTGTCGCCCCGTTTTACCACGACGTTGCCGCGCGCCGAGACGGTATCGGTGCGCCGGTCGTAGGTCACCTCGTCGGCGTCGATGGTAACCTGCTCGCTCTCGAAGACGGGGCGGATCTGCGCCCCCGCCCCACCGGCAACCGCGGCGAGGACGAAAACGAGCAGCGCCCAGCGGACTCGCCGCGCCGCCGCCTCACGAAACCCGCACCGCATCGGAGGGGTCGAAGAGCGACCGTACGCCCCGCCTGTCGAGAAAGTAAGGATAGACGGCCCCGATCAAGAACAACGATCCGCACACCAGCACCGCATCGTCGGAGCCGGCCTGCGCGCACACGCACTCCAGCGCCGACTCCGGACTATCGACCGCACGCGCCGGACAGAACGCCCTGAAAGCCCGCGCTACCGGCTCCGGGTCCGCGCCTCGCGGCGGCAACACGCGGGTCACCGTTGCCGACGCCGCGATCGGTCCCAGCACCGCGACCATGTCCTCCCAACGCTTGTCTCGCATAACCGCAAAGAGCACGTGCACCCGCCGCCCGCCGGTTACACGCGGCACCTCGGCCACCAGCGCCGCGAGGCCGTCGGTGTTGTGGGCGCCATCCAGTACCACAAGCGGCTGCGTCTGCACCACCTCGAGCCGTCCGGGCCATCGCACCTCGGCAAGGCCGCGCCTGACGGCTACTTCCGACACCGGGAATCGCGGC
Protein-coding sequences here:
- the lptD gene encoding LPS assembly protein LptD, which codes for MRCGFREAAARRVRWALLVFVLAAVAGGAGAQIRPVFESEQVTIDADEVTYDRRTDTVSARGNVVVKRGDTELHADEVRFNRITNIADASGRVLLSDPQGLLTADALSLNLEEETGIIEGANITSRLNQYSLQGARVEKGLGQSFRIRDGRFTTCRCAEGPPSWSISGEDLEVTLGGYGRLKGGTFNILDVPVLYVPRAIFPVELDRQTGFLVPQFGFSNRRGFQTLLPFYWAIDRSQDLTIAGDVETSARIGVVGEYRYFWPRDAAGVIETSYFNEFFRGQATGTSFEPVIPENRWSVVNQHRQPVAGPLQLYADSLVVSDDLFLREINTYAFTYGREVAVRTLPYTRTWGGLGAGWDRVAVRGQGVYYQNLLGPESQVLQRVPELDADAQMSFGRWALGELDLGGMLYQRGQGTDGMRLDVVPGVTVPLPVGRYAFGAVRAAFRETAYYVTDPDVVGPRYAGAPAVLPATANRALPIVHAGVGTSIARVFDFDLLGVDKVKHSIEPMLEYLYVPFVSQESLPFWDGVDRVDQRSLFTYGATTRLVGRFADPGLSPAPAPETESFLGGGDLGPADERYRELARLSLMQSADVLREIEPLQPGRAADHFSDIDFAGRVNPARALSFRFAANYDVSNNDLTATRVGLFVEDPWTARGERFLETRTSAGITYRFISGNQLREVNGNVVLRVTDWFGLFYAGRYDAVTSNFLGNYWGVRFISTCDCWSVDIAVNQRTSPSETEVRAQFVLVGLGASGPRTRVASGP